CAGATGGCTggcactagaaggcacagtcgaggctgatcagcgggtttaactcaatggtgatggtgatgatgaccggtacgcgtagaatcgagaccgaggagagggttagggataggcttaccttcgaaccgcgggccctctagactcgagcggccgccactgtgctggatatctgcagaattgtcttgacccttgcGGCTTTTCCCCATTCTACCCTTCAGTACACGCAAGACCTCCCCAGTTTGGGAAAACTTTTgggcaattttattttgctgcgCCCCCATTTGTTTCTCCATCTGGTGGAGGTAAGTCCAATCATCAAAGGAGACATAAGGAATTTGCTTCTCCTGTAACAAGCTCGAAATGTCATTGTCAAAAAAGGAGTCCACTTTCTGGAGGAAGTTTAAAACGAGATGAGTGGAATTTTTCGAATTCaaaatttggctagctataTTTCCCTTGGGTCCTTTATCAAACCAGCCTGCCTTGAAAATGGCAAACTTGTGCTGCCCTATATCTTCCCTAAACATTTGAACAGACTGATTGTACAGATTTTCTGCgaaattgctttttttaaatcccgTAGCGAAGATGACCAGTGGAGTTACCAAAACtttgttttctttaaaaGACGAAAAAGACATGGGGACATTTCTGTTCAGTTCCAGTTCTACATTCTTCATGGCACCGTCGATGGGTCGTATTTGCCTTATTtcaaagtaaaaaatgaattctataattttatacgttttgtaaaactctttatttttttccacctcctcgtaattttttaccattttttgaaaaatttcatgttgcctttttttcatatttgtaTTTGCCTCATCACTTTTTAAATGGCAACAAaggtcataattttttttgcttaaaataaCTTTGGTATTCTCTAACGAAATTAATTCCCTCAGTTCTGCATTGGTAAAGGATGACTGCCAGAATCCCCTGCGCCCAACAATGTAAATGTGTTTAATTTTGTGTTGCTTCATCACCTTCAGGTAGTCACTGCTGATGTCTGTTTTGCTTAAATGGTTGGGGGATTTTACCAATATGCGTGCTATGTCAAGAGATACATTCCCATTCCCTATGATGATGCAGGTGGTGAAATTTTCGAACGATTTTAGGTAATTCTCCACTGCTCTGCATCGCACGTCGTTGTACATGTTGTTGTAAAAGTAGATGAGGTCCCTCGCATGGAAAAGGCCGTTCTGCTTT
This DNA window, taken from Plasmodium vivax scf_7021 genomic scaffold, whole genome shotgun sequence, encodes the following:
- a CDS encoding adrenodoxin reductase, putative (encoded by transcript PVX_202290A), translated to MNWRNFLCSPAQRTRARGWHLGGKLPFTGKCFLTNEAKPFKVGIIGAGPSALYCCKHLLKHERVKVDIFEKLPNPYGLIRYGVAPDHIHVKNTYRTFDLVFSSPNYRFFGNVHVGVDLKMEELRRHYNCVIFCCGASEVSIPIGQQDEDKAVSGGETNPRKQNGLFHARDLIYFYNNMYNDVRCRAVENYLKSFENFTTCIIIGNGNVSLDIARILVKSPNHLSKTDISSDYLKVMKQHKIKHIYIVGRRGFWQSSFTNAELRELISLENTKVILSKKNYDLCCHLKSDEANTNMKKRQHEIFQKMVKNYEEVEKNKEFYKTYKIIEFIFYFEIRQIRPIDGAMKNVELELNRNVPMSFSSFKENKVLVTPLVIFATGFKKSNFAENLYNQSVQMFREDIGQHKFAIFKAGWFDKGPKGNIASQILNSKNSTHLVLNFLQKVDSFFDNDISSLLQEKQIPYVSFDDWTYLHQMEKQMGAQQNKIAQKFSQTGEVLRVLKGRMGKSRKVKPADQPRLCLLVPAI